From a single Vanacampus margaritifer isolate UIUO_Vmar chromosome 15, RoL_Vmar_1.0, whole genome shotgun sequence genomic region:
- the creb3l2 gene encoding cyclic AMP-responsive element-binding protein 3-like protein 2, translating into MEILDSSESFLHWDRNLSELSEAGDMDCALYTNHFSELLDDLSHDALLGQLLSDPFLSGVRGGAAGMEEGEECGDLCSSSSPPPHIAAEHSYSLCGDSRPQSPLSHLTGERGSDAESEGDLTEWPMEQDDGMEGLLCDAPSLLPALALALGSAEDPQASEDPQAASPAQTPVSSRGYDKSVKVKQEKVFPQIKLEPHEVDQFLNLSPKGLEALQMPPTPPSSHSSDSEGSQSPVHAPPGLSHPTSPSSPAPAQSSVKASPRGSSSSSSLSNSPLLTAPHKLQGSGPLMLTEEERRTLVAEGYPVPNKLPLTKSEEKALKKIRRKIKNKISAQESRRKKKEYMDTLEKKVETCSNENNDLRRKVDTLEGTNKSLLQQLQALQALLSGKVSKSCRMVGTQTSSCLMVVVLCFALFLGSFYPAGFTSNSGVADGGLASQQLAVKESYVATVKSRSLLSTFEDEQPHLLGLGGEYPDQWEDADVTVVMAAWRRSGEQQKSAAEETSWAETHPPFRNKSNKTSMSNSIYRPLEQRAKSIALEQSVNETS; encoded by the exons CACTTCTCTGAGCTTCTGGACGACCTCTCCCACGACGCTTTGCTGGGCCAGCTGCTGAGCGACCCCTTCCTGTCGGGGGTCCGAGGCGGCGCCGCAGGCATGGAGGAAGGAGAAGAGTGCGGCGACCTGTGCTCATcgtcgtcgccgccgccgcacaTTGCCGCTGAGCACAGCTACTCGCTTTGCGGCGACAGCAGGCCACAGTCGCCGCTTTCGCACCTGACCGGGGAGCGCGGCAGCGACGCAG AATCCGAAGGCGACTTGACCGAGTGGCCCATGGAGCAGGACGATGGAATGGAGGGTCTCCTGTGCGACGCCCCGTCCCTCCTGCCCGCCCTCGCCCTTGCCCTGGGGTCCGCCGAGGACCCCCAAGCCTCTGAGGACCCCCAAGCCGCCAGCCCTGCTCAGACCCCCGTCAGCAGCCGTGGCTACGATAAAAGCGTCAAGGTCAAGCAGGAGAAGGTCTTCCCTCAGATTAAACTGGAACCGCATGAAGTGGATCAGTTTCTCAATCTGTCACCCAAAG GTCTGGAGGCCCTGCAgatgccccccaccccacccagtTCGCACAGCAGCGACTCGGAGGGCAGCCAGAGCCCCGTGCACGCCCCGCCGGGGCTGTCCCACCCCACCTCGCCCAGCAGCCCCGCGCCGGCACAGTCGAGTGTGAAGGCGTCCCCCCGCGGgagctcttcctcctcctcactgtCCAACTCGCCTCTGCTCACCGCCCCCCAT AAACTTCAAGGCTCAGGACCGCTGATGCTCACCGAGGAAGAGCGCCGCACGCTGGTGGCTGAAGGCTACCCGGTTCCCAACAAGCTGCCGCTCACAAAAAGCGAGGAGAAAGCGCTCAAGAAGATCCGCAGGAAAATCAAAAATAAG aTTTCTGCTCAGGAGAGTCGCAGGAAGAAGAAGGAGTACATGGACACCTTGGAGAAGAA GGTGGAGACATGCTCCAATGAAAACAACGACCTGAGGAGGAAAGTGGACACACTGGAGGGCACCAACAA gtctctGCTGCAGCAGCTGCAGGCCCTGCAGGCTTTGCTGTCCGGAAAAGTGTCCAAGTCGTGCCGTATGGTAGGCACGCAGACGTCATCCTGCCTAATG GTGGTGGTGTTGTGTTTCGCTCTCTTTTTGGGAAGTTTCTACCCAGCTGGCTTCACCTCCAACTCCGGCGTGGCCGACGGCGGCCTGGCCTCCCAGCagctggcggtcaaagagtcgTACGTTGCCACAG TCAAATCCAGAAGTCTGTTGTCCACCTTCGAGGACGAGCAGCCGCACCTGCTGGGCTTAGGCGGCGAGTACCCCGACCAATGGGAGGATGCTGACGTCACCGTGGTCATGGCGGCGTGGCGGCGTTCGGGCGAGCAGCAAAAAAGTGCGGCCGAGGAGACCAGCTGGGCGGAGACGCATCCGCCGTTCAGgaataaaagcaacaaaacCAGCATGTCAAACAGCATATACAG gcctCTGGAGCAGAGGGCAAAAAGCATCGCGTTGGAGCAAAGCGTCAACGAGACCTCCTGA